One region of Pogona vitticeps strain Pit_001003342236 chromosome 1, PviZW2.1, whole genome shotgun sequence genomic DNA includes:
- the SIX3 gene encoding homeobox protein SIX3, whose translation MVFRSPLELYPTHFFLPNFPSDPHHHHRSLLLASGGGSSSGAGGGGGGGGGGGGSSSSAATGCSAGAAGGGGGGGGGASRGAPEELSMFQLPTLNFSPEQVASVCETLEETGDIERLGRFLWSLPVAPGACEAINKHESILRARAVVAFHTGNFRDLYHILENHKFTKESHGKLQAMWLEAHYQEAEKLRGRPLGPVDKYRVRKKFPLPRTIWDGEQKTHCFKERTRSLLREWYLQDPYPNPSKKRELAQATGLTPTQVGNWFKNRRQRDRAAAAKNRLQHQAIGQSGMRSLSEPGCPTHSSAESPSTAASPTTSVSSLTERAETGTSILSVTSSDSECDV comes from the exons ATGGTGTTCAGATCCCCTTTAGAGCTTTATCCCACCCATTTCTTTCTGCCAAACTTCCCCAGCGACCCGCACCACCATCACCGCTCGCTCCTTCTGGCCAGCGGGGGTGGCAGCAGCTCGGGagctggaggcggcggcggcggcggcggtggcggcggcggcagcagcagcagcgctgcCACCGGTTGTAGCGCCGGAGCagccggtggcggcggcggtggcggaggAGGCGCCTCGCGAGGAGCCCCGGAAGAACTGTCCATGTTCCAGCTGCCCACGCTCAACTTTTCCCCGGAGCAAGTGGCCAGTGTCTGCGAGACGCTGGAGGAGACGGGCGACATCGAGAGGCTGGGCCGGTTCCTGTGGTCCCTGCCGGTAGCGCCCGGGGCATGCGAGGCCATCAACAAGCACGAGTCCATCCTCCGAGCCCGGGCGGTGGTGGCCTTCCACACGGGCAACTTCCGAGACCTCTACCACATCCTGGAGAACCACAAGTTCACCAAGGAGTCACACGGCAAGCTCCAGGCCATGTGGCTCGAAGCTCACTACCAGGAAGCCGAGAAGCTCCGGGGACGCCCCTTGGGACCCGTCGACAAGTACCGCGTCCGCAAGAAGTTCCCGCTGCCCCGGACCATCTGGGACGGCGAGCAGAAGACGCACTGCTTCAAGGAGCGGACTCGCAGCCTCCTGCGGGAGTGGTACCTCCAGGACCCCTATCCCAACCCCAGCAAGAAAAGGGAACTGGCCCAGGCCACCGGCCTCACCCCCACGCAAGTGGGCAACTGGTTCAAGAACCGACGGCAGAGAGaccgggcggcggcggccaagAACAG GCTCCAGCACCAGGCGATCGGACAGAGCGGCATGCGCTCTTTGTCGGAACCGGGATGTCCTACTCACAGTTCGGCGGAGTCTCCGTCCACGGCGGCCAGCCCGACGACCAGCGTCTCCAGTTTGACAGAACGAGCCGAGACGGGCACCTCCATCCTCTCGGTAACCTCCAGCGACTCAGAATGTGATGTATGA